CCATCGATTAATAAGGAAAAAAAGTTAGTTCTATATTTCATAGCATCATTTAAATATAGAACAATTGGGCGTAGAGCAGCTGTACATAGATAATTATACTTACATGCTTCCTGCATTAAATTAGTGGACGTTAGAAGTGTCTCCTTAATCGAATGCACTAAGGCAATTGAGTCTGTAATACACAATATTGTTACCTACGTTAGCATTaggtaatttgaaaaaaataccttCCGAACAACGTGACACTGGAGATCGTTGAGAATCATCAGGCAAATAGTTCCGTTCGTCTAAACTATATTTCTGACATGAAGTTTCGGGCATAGATTTATGTCTCACtaatatattgttttccttGCAGTTTGGCTGATCTTCTAAcactttttttgaatttttattttctatggTATCTTCAGCCATTTTCGAGACTTCAAaaagaaataaatcaaaatcaGACCCATTTAGTGATTCATCCTTAGTAGTATGAAAATCATCTGTTGTT
This genomic window from Malaya genurostris strain Urasoe2022 chromosome 1, Malgen_1.1, whole genome shotgun sequence contains:
- the LOC131440637 gene encoding uncharacterized protein LOC131440637; amino-acid sequence: MMSGYRNRRSLSMKKSVSKMAEDTIENKNSKKVLEDQPNCKENNILVRHKSMPETSCQKYSLDERNYLPDDSQRSPVSRCSEDSIALVHSIKETLLTSTNLMQEASTTHCMDRKCTKEEIEQKRQDALKRQQTSRLRRLLRKKN